A region from the Benincasa hispida cultivar B227 chromosome 10, ASM972705v1, whole genome shotgun sequence genome encodes:
- the LOC120089256 gene encoding uncharacterized protein LOC120089256 produces MGNIDRKSSIENEPRTLRMHQIQFAREAALYVINTTTIEEAMKIFTEGLQPVECKAIQDKDSIMGNYYHEEEDDELQSLYQPRDIVSAPF; encoded by the exons ATGGGAAATATTGATAGAAAATCATCTATTGAAAATGAGCCAAGGACTCTCAGAATGCATCAAATCCAATTTGCAAGG GAAGCAGCACTTTATGTGATAAACACAACCACTATAGAAGAAGCAATGAAGATTTTCACAGAG GGATTACAACCAGTGGAATGTAAAGCAATTCAAGATAAAGATTCAATAATGGGAAATTACTATcatgaggaagaagatgatgagtTACAATCTCTGTATCAACCTAGAGACATTGTCTCAGCCCCTTTTTAG